A portion of the Cryptomeria japonica chromosome 5, Sugi_1.0, whole genome shotgun sequence genome contains these proteins:
- the LOC131051442 gene encoding UDP-glycosyltransferase 86A1-like isoform X3 produces the protein MGGNGNGKPLHAMVIPYPTQGHVTPMMQLSKTLAAKGLIVTFVTTYHRHAEITQANSCSSDPVLLEANKLGLDIRSAQISDDVTKRFGIPWISFWTQPVAVYSIYHNFHLLRSHGHYPPKGIAFLAEELDDYIDYIPGVPNIQCKDLPLFLQLQDPNSDYVLDMLLKSYQSARRADWVLCNSFYELEAEAIKAMDAETPVLTVGPLLPSSYLDSHNPKDITVGTSFLTEYQPSEWLDSKPSESVIYVSFGSLVHVSKTQIEEIAMGLKESGQPFLWVLRPDIISSKISTCLPDSFMETCKSQGLVVPWLPQLQVLSHPSIGGFFTHCGWNSVTESIALGVPMLGFPLWTEQYTNCKLMVDEWKIGLRLRGGHRDDKVIHREEISRAIRTLVASEEGKAMKNRIMALRDSARSAMKAGGSSQNNIEAFIEDLKFTVHVGNGSQTN, from the exons ATGGGTGGCAATGGCAATGGAAAGCCTCTTCATGCTATGGTTATTCCATACCCAACTCAGGGCCATGTAACTCCCATGATGCAACTCTCAAAAACTCTGGCCGCAAAAGGTCTCATTGTCACATTTGTTACAACGTATCATAGGCATGCTGAAATCACTCAAGCAAATTCCTGTTCAAGTGACCCTGTTCTATTGGAAGCAAATAAACTGGGTCTAGATATTCGTTCTGCTCAAATCTCAGATG ATGTGACCAAGAGATTTGGGATTCCCTGGATTTCCTTTTGGACACAGCCTGTGGCTGTCTACTCAATCTACCACAACTTTCATCTGCTGAGGTCTCATGGTCATTACCCTCCTAAGGGCATTG CTTTTCTTGCAGAGGAGTTGGATGATTACATTGATTATATCCCTGGAGTTCCAAATATACAATGTAAAGACCTTCCATTATTTCTACAGCTTCAAGACCCCAATTCAGATTATGTGCTTGACATGCTCTTGAAGTCATATCAATCAGCTCGTCGAGCAGACTGGGTTCTCTGCAATTCTTTCTACGAGCTTGAAGCAGAGGCAATAAAAGCAATGGATGCAGAAACTCCAGTTTTGACTGTGGGTCCTCTACTTCCAAGCAGTTATCTAGACAGCCATAATCCCAAGGACATAACAGTGGGGACAAGCTTCTTGACTGAATATCAGCCCTCAGAATGGCTGGACTCTAAACCTTCTGAATCAGTCATATATGTTTCCTTTGGTAGTTTAGTTCATGTATCCAAAACTCAGATAGAAGAGATAGCCATGGGACTGAAAGAAAGTGGGCAGCCTTTCCTGTGGGTGCTTCGTCCAGATATAATATCTTCTAAGATCTCCACCTGCCTACCAGATAGCTTCATGGAGACCTGCAAAAGCCAGGGGCTGGTTGTTCCATGGTTGCCTCAGCTACAG GTATTATCACACCCATCAATAGGTGGCTTCTTCACACATTGTGGATGGAACTCTGTTACTGAATCCATAGCTCTGGGTGTTCCAATGTTGGGTTTTCCTCTCTGGACAGAACAGTATACCAACTGCAAGCTCATGGTAGATGAATGGAAAATCGGGCTAAGATTGAGAGGTGGTCACAGAGATGATAAGGTGATTCACAGAGAAGAAATATCAAGGGCTATAAGAACATTGGTGGCAAGTGAAGAAGGAAAGGCGATGAAGAACCGGATCATGGCATTAAGAGATAGTGCAAGGAGTGCTATGAAGGCAGGAGGATCTTCTCAAAACAATATAGAGGCTTTCATTGAAGATTTAAAGTTCACTGTCCATGTAGGAAATGGAAGCCAGACTAATTGA
- the LOC131051442 gene encoding UDP-glycosyltransferase 86A1-like isoform X2, protein MGGNGNGKPLHAMVIPYPTQGHVTPMMQLSKTLAAKGLIVTFVTTYHRHAEITQANSCSSDPVLLEANKLGLDIRSAQISDGLPLNFDRSLKFYDFRRSVDNMGEALEELMNDLNKKEPPISCVIADTFLFWSLDVTKRFGIPWISFWTQPVAVYSIYHNFHLLRSHGHYPPKGIEELDDYIDYIPGVPNIQCKDLPLFLQLQDPNSDYVLDMLLKSYQSARRADWVLCNSFYELEAEAIKAMDAETPVLTVGPLLPSSYLDSHNPKDITVGTSFLTEYQPSEWLDSKPSESVIYVSFGSLVHVSKTQIEEIAMGLKESGQPFLWVLRPDIISSKISTCLPDSFMETCKSQGLVVPWLPQLQVLSHPSIGGFFTHCGWNSVTESIALGVPMLGFPLWTEQYTNCKLMVDEWKIGLRLRGGHRDDKVIHREEISRAIRTLVASEEGKAMKNRIMALRDSARSAMKAGGSSQNNIEAFIEDLKFTVHVGNGSQTN, encoded by the exons ATGGGTGGCAATGGCAATGGAAAGCCTCTTCATGCTATGGTTATTCCATACCCAACTCAGGGCCATGTAACTCCCATGATGCAACTCTCAAAAACTCTGGCCGCAAAAGGTCTCATTGTCACATTTGTTACAACGTATCATAGGCATGCTGAAATCACTCAAGCAAATTCCTGTTCAAGTGACCCTGTTCTATTGGAAGCAAATAAACTGGGTCTAGATATTCGTTCTGCTCAAATCTCAGATGGTTTGCCCCTAAATTTTGACAGATCTCTCAAATTCTATGATTTTAGGCGATCTGTTGATAACATGGGTGAAGCTCTAGAAGAGCTTATGAATGATCTGAACAAGAAAGAGCCCCCCATATCCTGTGTTATAGCTGATACATTTCTTTTCTGGTCACTAGATGTGACCAAGAGATTTGGGATTCCCTGGATTTCCTTTTGGACACAGCCTGTGGCTGTCTACTCAATCTACCACAACTTTCATCTGCTGAGGTCTCATGGTCATTACCCTCCTAAGGGCATTG AGGAGTTGGATGATTACATTGATTATATCCCTGGAGTTCCAAATATACAATGTAAAGACCTTCCATTATTTCTACAGCTTCAAGACCCCAATTCAGATTATGTGCTTGACATGCTCTTGAAGTCATATCAATCAGCTCGTCGAGCAGACTGGGTTCTCTGCAATTCTTTCTACGAGCTTGAAGCAGAGGCAATAAAAGCAATGGATGCAGAAACTCCAGTTTTGACTGTGGGTCCTCTACTTCCAAGCAGTTATCTAGACAGCCATAATCCCAAGGACATAACAGTGGGGACAAGCTTCTTGACTGAATATCAGCCCTCAGAATGGCTGGACTCTAAACCTTCTGAATCAGTCATATATGTTTCCTTTGGTAGTTTAGTTCATGTATCCAAAACTCAGATAGAAGAGATAGCCATGGGACTGAAAGAAAGTGGGCAGCCTTTCCTGTGGGTGCTTCGTCCAGATATAATATCTTCTAAGATCTCCACCTGCCTACCAGATAGCTTCATGGAGACCTGCAAAAGCCAGGGGCTGGTTGTTCCATGGTTGCCTCAGCTACAG GTATTATCACACCCATCAATAGGTGGCTTCTTCACACATTGTGGATGGAACTCTGTTACTGAATCCATAGCTCTGGGTGTTCCAATGTTGGGTTTTCCTCTCTGGACAGAACAGTATACCAACTGCAAGCTCATGGTAGATGAATGGAAAATCGGGCTAAGATTGAGAGGTGGTCACAGAGATGATAAGGTGATTCACAGAGAAGAAATATCAAGGGCTATAAGAACATTGGTGGCAAGTGAAGAAGGAAAGGCGATGAAGAACCGGATCATGGCATTAAGAGATAGTGCAAGGAGTGCTATGAAGGCAGGAGGATCTTCTCAAAACAATATAGAGGCTTTCATTGAAGATTTAAAGTTCACTGTCCATGTAGGAAATGGAAGCCAGACTAATTGA
- the LOC131051442 gene encoding UDP-glycosyltransferase 86A1-like isoform X1, with the protein MGGNGNGKPLHAMVIPYPTQGHVTPMMQLSKTLAAKGLIVTFVTTYHRHAEITQANSCSSDPVLLEANKLGLDIRSAQISDGLPLNFDRSLKFYDFRRSVDNMGEALEELMNDLNKKEPPISCVIADTFLFWSLDVTKRFGIPWISFWTQPVAVYSIYHNFHLLRSHGHYPPKGIAFLAEELDDYIDYIPGVPNIQCKDLPLFLQLQDPNSDYVLDMLLKSYQSARRADWVLCNSFYELEAEAIKAMDAETPVLTVGPLLPSSYLDSHNPKDITVGTSFLTEYQPSEWLDSKPSESVIYVSFGSLVHVSKTQIEEIAMGLKESGQPFLWVLRPDIISSKISTCLPDSFMETCKSQGLVVPWLPQLQVLSHPSIGGFFTHCGWNSVTESIALGVPMLGFPLWTEQYTNCKLMVDEWKIGLRLRGGHRDDKVIHREEISRAIRTLVASEEGKAMKNRIMALRDSARSAMKAGGSSQNNIEAFIEDLKFTVHVGNGSQTN; encoded by the exons ATGGGTGGCAATGGCAATGGAAAGCCTCTTCATGCTATGGTTATTCCATACCCAACTCAGGGCCATGTAACTCCCATGATGCAACTCTCAAAAACTCTGGCCGCAAAAGGTCTCATTGTCACATTTGTTACAACGTATCATAGGCATGCTGAAATCACTCAAGCAAATTCCTGTTCAAGTGACCCTGTTCTATTGGAAGCAAATAAACTGGGTCTAGATATTCGTTCTGCTCAAATCTCAGATGGTTTGCCCCTAAATTTTGACAGATCTCTCAAATTCTATGATTTTAGGCGATCTGTTGATAACATGGGTGAAGCTCTAGAAGAGCTTATGAATGATCTGAACAAGAAAGAGCCCCCCATATCCTGTGTTATAGCTGATACATTTCTTTTCTGGTCACTAGATGTGACCAAGAGATTTGGGATTCCCTGGATTTCCTTTTGGACACAGCCTGTGGCTGTCTACTCAATCTACCACAACTTTCATCTGCTGAGGTCTCATGGTCATTACCCTCCTAAGGGCATTG CTTTTCTTGCAGAGGAGTTGGATGATTACATTGATTATATCCCTGGAGTTCCAAATATACAATGTAAAGACCTTCCATTATTTCTACAGCTTCAAGACCCCAATTCAGATTATGTGCTTGACATGCTCTTGAAGTCATATCAATCAGCTCGTCGAGCAGACTGGGTTCTCTGCAATTCTTTCTACGAGCTTGAAGCAGAGGCAATAAAAGCAATGGATGCAGAAACTCCAGTTTTGACTGTGGGTCCTCTACTTCCAAGCAGTTATCTAGACAGCCATAATCCCAAGGACATAACAGTGGGGACAAGCTTCTTGACTGAATATCAGCCCTCAGAATGGCTGGACTCTAAACCTTCTGAATCAGTCATATATGTTTCCTTTGGTAGTTTAGTTCATGTATCCAAAACTCAGATAGAAGAGATAGCCATGGGACTGAAAGAAAGTGGGCAGCCTTTCCTGTGGGTGCTTCGTCCAGATATAATATCTTCTAAGATCTCCACCTGCCTACCAGATAGCTTCATGGAGACCTGCAAAAGCCAGGGGCTGGTTGTTCCATGGTTGCCTCAGCTACAG GTATTATCACACCCATCAATAGGTGGCTTCTTCACACATTGTGGATGGAACTCTGTTACTGAATCCATAGCTCTGGGTGTTCCAATGTTGGGTTTTCCTCTCTGGACAGAACAGTATACCAACTGCAAGCTCATGGTAGATGAATGGAAAATCGGGCTAAGATTGAGAGGTGGTCACAGAGATGATAAGGTGATTCACAGAGAAGAAATATCAAGGGCTATAAGAACATTGGTGGCAAGTGAAGAAGGAAAGGCGATGAAGAACCGGATCATGGCATTAAGAGATAGTGCAAGGAGTGCTATGAAGGCAGGAGGATCTTCTCAAAACAATATAGAGGCTTTCATTGAAGATTTAAAGTTCACTGTCCATGTAGGAAATGGAAGCCAGACTAATTGA
- the LOC131051418 gene encoding UDP-glycosyltransferase 86A1-like, with protein MAPHVVVIPFPAQGQINPLIRLSQKLASQGITITFVNTDFNHFKIIKARNAHPGTLESPCLNIRFVQVSDGLPLDFNRMAMPVEAFNALMTTMRASAEDLLYKLLTQSCEPPVSCIIGSSFLIWSFDVAKKFELPFIAFWSQAVSVQVIYRHLSMIIDNGDFPPKGMIDYIPGLPLMHPQDFPSDIQSGDPSNPMHQVVLQQLPALEEAAWIISNTVYELESQANDVIKEKSPLFGPIGPLMPSTYFEGEGKQ; from the exons ATGGCTCCCCATGTTGTTGTAATCCCATTTCCAGCTCAGGGACAAATAAATCCCCTGATAAGACTCTCTCAGAAGCTTGCTTCTCAAGGCATTACTATAACCTTCGTAAATACAGACTTCAATCACTTCAAAATCATCAAAGCTCGCAACGCGCATCCTGGAACTCTAGAGAGCCCATGTTTAAATATTCGTTTTGTTCAAGTTTCAGATGGCTTGCCGCTTGATTTCAACCGAATGGCCATGCCAGTGGAAGCCTTCAATGCACTCATGACAACCATGAGAGCTTCTGCAGAAGATCTTCTTTACAAACTCTTAACACAGAGCTGTGAACCTCCGGTTTCGTGTATAATTGGCAGCTCATTTCTTATATGGTCCTTTGATGTTGCTAAGAAATTTGAGCTTCCATTTATAGCCTTCTGGTCACAGGCAGTGAGCGTTCAAGTCATCTACAGACATTTGTCAATGATTATTGACAATGGAGACTTTCCTCCCAAAG GCATGATAGACTACATTCCAGGTCTTCCCCTAATGCACCCCCAAGATTTCCCATCAGATATTCAATCAGGAGACCCATCAAACCCTATGCATCAGGTTGTTTTGCAACAGCTCCCTGCTCTGGAGGAAGCCGCCTGGATTATTAGCAACACAGTCTATGAACTAGAAAGCCAAGCAAACGATGTCATTAAAGAAAAATCTCCTCTTTTTGGCCCGATTGGTCCGTTAATGCCCTCAACTTACTTCGAAGGCGAAGGTAAACAATAG